One Chitinophagales bacterium genomic window carries:
- a CDS encoding membrane protein, with protein MDFFRELAASETGTSVLIVINLIILESMLSLDNAAVLATMVMDLPAEQRGKALRYGILGAYVFRGIALLFVSFLLQVRFLKLLGGLYLVVLSLKYFYTKATPTKKDDLLEKKHNRLYKTTLGLLGPFWSTVLLVEFMDISFSIDNVFAAAAFSDKLMLICTGVFIGILSMRFAAQGFVTLLSRFPFLEPVAFIALMVLGLRLMVSYGCAFAGGNVICALLETHRSDFVVSAAIVALFLGPTLTSILFNLPRKT; from the coding sequence TTGGACTTTTTCCGCGAGCTGGCAGCTTCTGAAACCGGTACTTCCGTTCTCATTGTGATAAACCTTATCATTCTGGAAAGTATGCTCTCCCTTGACAATGCTGCAGTGTTGGCCACTATGGTTATGGATCTCCCTGCCGAACAGAGAGGGAAGGCTTTGCGATATGGTATTTTAGGAGCTTATGTTTTCAGAGGTATTGCTTTGTTGTTTGTTTCCTTTTTACTGCAAGTGCGCTTTTTAAAACTGCTTGGCGGGTTGTATTTGGTAGTCCTTAGCTTAAAATATTTCTATACGAAAGCTACTCCCACGAAAAAAGATGATCTGCTTGAAAAAAAGCACAATCGTCTCTACAAGACAACGCTTGGCTTATTAGGGCCTTTCTGGTCTACTGTATTGCTGGTGGAATTCATGGATATCAGTTTCTCTATTGATAATGTTTTTGCTGCCGCAGCCTTTTCGGATAAACTAATGCTGATATGCACCGGGGTGTTTATTGGCATATTGAGCATGCGATTTGCAGCACAGGGTTTTGTTACACTGCTGTCACGCTTCCCTTTTCTGGAACCAGTTGCCTTTATTGCCTTGATGGTGCTGGGACTTAGACTTATGGTTTCCTATGGATGTGCTTTTGCTGGGGGCAATGTCATATGTGCCTTGCTGGAAACGCATCGTTCTGACTTCGTGGTGTCGGCTGCCATTGTAGCTCTCTTTCTGGGCCCCACGTTGACCAGCATACTGTTTAACCTGCCGAGAAAGACCTAA
- a CDS encoding D-alanine--D-alanine ligase, with protein sequence MTVSGTLLRQFKRNPTYIKLTRWEFWPFYFVYIPVFFYLLYAMFRSRSLFFFSASNPAVDTGGVFGESKFSVLRLVPAELKPRTLFIPPQMPNEEVLQLMQQSGIGFPVIIKPDVGERGLLVEKISDPDGLKRYRARFCINLLIQEFVSLPYEYNVLYYRYPGSDSGLVTSITGKELLSVTGNGYSTVEELLLDNPYAIVQMKRLKAEKRELLQTIPKTGETVVVEPIGNHARGTLFTDKRNLIDAQVLKTFDKIASRIPGMFIYRFDVKCNGPDDLKTGKNLKLVEVNGAGGEPTHIYQPGYPLRRAWKDLLHHWRHVYRISHANHRQGVPYMPWKEGLRKMRSYLQYKASVGK encoded by the coding sequence TTGACCGTGAGTGGCACCTTACTGAGGCAGTTTAAGCGTAATCCTACCTATATCAAACTGACGCGCTGGGAATTCTGGCCGTTCTATTTCGTTTACATCCCCGTGTTTTTCTATCTGTTGTATGCAATGTTCCGGTCGCGCTCCCTGTTTTTTTTCAGCGCCTCCAACCCGGCAGTGGACACCGGAGGTGTCTTTGGAGAATCCAAATTCAGCGTTCTGCGATTAGTGCCGGCAGAACTAAAACCCCGAACCCTGTTTATCCCTCCGCAGATGCCCAATGAAGAGGTGTTGCAGCTCATGCAGCAAAGCGGCATTGGCTTCCCGGTTATCATCAAACCCGATGTAGGCGAAAGAGGCCTGCTGGTAGAGAAAATCTCCGACCCTGACGGCCTGAAACGCTATCGCGCACGCTTCTGCATTAATCTGCTCATTCAGGAGTTTGTCAGCCTGCCGTATGAGTACAATGTACTGTATTATCGTTATCCCGGTTCTGACAGCGGACTCGTTACTTCCATTACCGGAAAAGAACTGCTAAGCGTGACCGGCAACGGCTATTCCACCGTTGAGGAACTGCTGCTGGATAATCCGTATGCCATTGTGCAAATGAAAAGGCTGAAGGCTGAGAAAAGGGAATTGCTGCAAACCATTCCTAAAACCGGAGAAACCGTTGTTGTTGAGCCCATCGGCAACCATGCACGGGGCACGCTGTTTACGGACAAAAGAAATCTGATAGATGCACAGGTGCTGAAAACTTTTGATAAGATTGCCAGCCGGATTCCGGGTATGTTTATCTACCGCTTTGATGTAAAATGCAACGGACCGGATGATTTAAAAACCGGAAAAAATCTGAAACTCGTGGAAGTAAACGGAGCAGGAGGTGAACCCACTCATATCTATCAGCCTGGTTACCCGCTGAGACGGGCATGGAAAGACCTTCTGCATCACTGGAGGCACGTTTACCGAATAAGCCATGCAAATCACAGGCAAGGTGTTCCCTATATGCCCTGGAAGGAAGGCTTGCGAAAAATGCGCTCCTATCTGCAATACAAAGCCTCTGTAGGAAAATGA
- the nuoH gene encoding NADH-quinone oxidoreductase subunit H, giving the protein MEFIIYKLIVIAAVFAMTMTIAMYATLAERKFSAFMQDRIGPNRAGPFGLLQPVADGIKFFFKEEFTPAGADKWLFIIAPGIAMATALMVGAVIPWGDTLTIAGKQYILQITDLDIGVLYVFGVVSLSVYGIMIGGWASNNKYSLLGALRASSQIISYELSMGLAILGLLMITGTMSLREIVLQQQGMNWNVFYQPLGFLIFYVCAFAETNRAPFDLPECEAELVAGYHTEYSSMKLGLFLFAEYIHMFTASAMISVLYFGGFNFPFMHDLGLSQNAVTILGHIAMMTKTLIFMFIFIWVRWTLPRFRYDQLMRLGWQIFIPLALLNILITGVIILIKEGV; this is encoded by the coding sequence ATGGAATTCATCATCTACAAGTTGATTGTGATAGCGGCAGTGTTTGCCATGACTATGACCATAGCCATGTATGCCACGCTGGCTGAGCGCAAGTTTTCAGCCTTCATGCAGGATCGCATAGGTCCCAACCGTGCAGGTCCTTTCGGACTGCTACAGCCCGTAGCCGATGGCATCAAGTTTTTCTTTAAGGAAGAATTTACACCCGCGGGTGCCGATAAATGGCTTTTCATTATTGCTCCCGGCATAGCCATGGCTACGGCTTTAATGGTAGGGGCTGTTATTCCCTGGGGCGACACACTTACCATCGCAGGCAAGCAATACATTTTGCAAATTACCGACCTGGACATCGGTGTGCTGTATGTGTTCGGGGTGGTCTCCCTGAGTGTGTACGGCATCATGATAGGGGGGTGGGCATCCAACAACAAATACTCCCTGCTAGGGGCGCTGAGAGCCTCTTCGCAAATCATCAGCTACGAGCTTTCCATGGGGCTGGCTATTCTGGGCCTGCTTATGATAACCGGCACGATGAGCCTGCGGGAGATCGTTCTGCAACAGCAAGGGATGAACTGGAATGTCTTTTACCAGCCCTTGGGTTTTCTGATTTTCTATGTATGTGCTTTTGCAGAAACCAACAGGGCTCCCTTTGATTTACCCGAGTGTGAAGCTGAACTGGTGGCGGGTTATCATACCGAATACAGCAGTATGAAGCTGGGCCTGTTTCTTTTTGCCGAATACATACATATGTTTACCGCCTCAGCCATGATATCGGTGCTTTACTTTGGGGGCTTCAACTTCCCCTTTATGCATGATCTGGGATTGTCACAAAATGCAGTGACTATACTGGGGCATATTGCCATGATGACCAAGACCCTGATTTTTATGTTTATCTTCATCTGGGTGCGCTGGACACTGCCACGTTTTCGGTATGATCAACTTATGCGCCTGGGATGGCAGATTTTTATTCCGCTGGCACTGCTGAATATCCTGATTACCGGAGTTATCATACTGATTAAGGAGGGCGTTTAA
- the rimO gene encoding ribosomal protein S12 methylthiotransferase RimO produces MKTKPAQRINIITLGCAKNLVDSEELLTQLRANHLDATHEAEGPAPIVVINTCGFIETARQESINTILEYAEAKRSGWVDKIFVTGCLSHRYKDDLSREIPEVDGWFGTGELSRLLNEIGTDYKRELIGERLLTTPGHYAYLKISEGCNRTCSFCAIPLMRGRHVSKPLEQVVQEAKNLVNSGVKEILLIAQELTYYGLDLYRERRLPALLTELEQIDGLEWIRLHYAYPSKFPLELLSVMKQSRKICRYLDLPLQHISDSMLLKMKRGITKSETLDLIHTIRDIVPDIALRTTLMVGFPGETEADFDELREFVQQVRFDRLGVFTYSHEEGTAAFHFKDNVLPIVKKRRAAQLMALQEEIAFDLNQRKVGSILKVLFDRVEGDFLVGRTEFDSPEIDNEVLVNATGCFIRPGDFAQVKITHAEAFDLYAEPVDNFPKAPFL; encoded by the coding sequence TTGAAAACCAAACCTGCTCAGCGTATCAACATCATCACCTTAGGCTGTGCCAAGAATCTGGTGGATTCCGAAGAACTATTGACACAGCTTCGGGCTAACCATCTGGATGCTACGCATGAAGCTGAAGGTCCAGCCCCGATAGTAGTAATAAATACCTGTGGATTTATTGAGACGGCACGCCAGGAATCCATAAATACCATATTGGAATATGCGGAAGCAAAACGGAGCGGATGGGTGGACAAGATTTTTGTAACAGGGTGCCTTTCGCATCGCTATAAAGACGATCTCAGCCGCGAGATTCCCGAGGTGGATGGATGGTTCGGTACCGGAGAGTTATCCCGGTTATTAAATGAGATAGGCACCGATTACAAACGGGAACTTATTGGCGAGCGCCTGCTCACTACTCCCGGGCACTACGCCTATCTCAAAATTTCTGAGGGCTGCAATCGCACCTGTTCTTTCTGTGCCATTCCGTTGATGCGGGGACGGCATGTTTCCAAGCCCTTAGAGCAAGTTGTGCAGGAAGCTAAAAATCTTGTCAACTCAGGGGTAAAGGAAATTCTGCTCATTGCCCAGGAACTTACCTATTATGGACTGGATCTCTACCGCGAAAGACGGCTGCCGGCCCTGCTGACTGAGTTGGAGCAAATAGATGGTCTGGAATGGATCAGGCTGCATTATGCCTATCCGAGCAAATTTCCCCTGGAGTTGCTCAGCGTGATGAAGCAGAGCCGAAAAATTTGCCGTTATCTGGATCTGCCGCTACAGCATATCAGTGATAGTATGCTGTTGAAGATGAAAAGGGGAATCACAAAATCTGAAACTCTAGACCTGATTCATACCATCAGAGACATTGTCCCGGACATTGCTCTCCGCACAACCCTTATGGTTGGTTTTCCCGGAGAAACCGAGGCTGACTTTGATGAACTCAGGGAGTTTGTACAACAGGTCCGTTTTGACAGGCTGGGGGTATTCACCTATTCGCACGAAGAAGGCACAGCTGCTTTCCATTTCAAAGACAATGTGCTTCCCATTGTAAAGAAAAGGCGTGCAGCCCAACTGATGGCTTTGCAGGAAGAGATAGCTTTTGATCTGAATCAGAGAAAAGTGGGCTCCATACTCAAAGTGCTTTTTGATAGGGTAGAAGGCGACTTTCTTGTAGGGCGCACGGAGTTCGATTCACCCGAAATTGATAATGAAGTGCTGGTAAACGCTACTGGCTGCTTTATACGTCCAGGTGATTTTGCACAGGTGAAAATTACACATGCCGAAGCTTTTGATCTGTATGCCGAACCGGTGGACAATTTTCCGAAAGCCCCCTTTTTGTAA
- the bshC gene encoding putative cysteine ligase BshC → MKVLQRLNPLQLNIYPDIIRDYLLEDKRLMPFYKYSCQNTDFDKIMSNCNMPSDARHVLRQALDEQYQNLPVQGAVTANIQMLNRPDCFTVTTAHQPVLFGGPLFFVYKIACAIHLAEHLKKTFPDKHFVPVYFIGAEDHDFEEVNHIYLAGEQVIWSEPMKGAVGRFSTRYIKPLIKDIKVKLHGPFASETVHLLEEAYSQPTLAQATLYLVHALFGRSGLVVVLPDTPQLKKRFTPVIQDELVQGTCGQLARETGRQLAQAGYPQQAYPRDINLFYLTDGLRARIIYEQTSNRYKVVGTDLQFSRDEILKLTEEHPERFSPNVMLRPLYQVSLLPDLAYIGGPGELAYWLQLKGIFDYYRVNFPMLALRNSALILEQNILRKMERNGIAFTELFEDEEKLIQTALARQSDKALDLTWEQEQMERLFDHIRGRTTEVDPTLAGVVEAMAANLRKGLQTLEKKMIRAEKKNQETTVAQIKSIKARLFPNGILQERVESFLPYYALEGHAFIQTLTETMDPLAKQFVVLGVDA, encoded by the coding sequence ATGAAAGTACTCCAGCGCTTAAATCCCCTTCAGCTTAATATCTACCCGGATATCATCCGGGATTATTTGCTGGAGGATAAAAGATTGATGCCCTTTTACAAGTATTCCTGTCAAAATACTGATTTCGATAAAATTATGTCCAACTGCAACATGCCTTCAGATGCCAGGCATGTGCTTCGTCAGGCACTTGACGAACAGTATCAGAATCTGCCGGTGCAGGGGGCCGTAACAGCCAATATCCAGATGCTAAACCGCCCGGATTGTTTTACGGTAACCACAGCCCACCAGCCGGTTCTTTTTGGCGGGCCTCTGTTTTTTGTTTACAAGATTGCCTGTGCCATTCATCTTGCAGAACACCTGAAAAAGACTTTTCCTGACAAACATTTTGTGCCGGTGTATTTTATAGGTGCTGAGGACCACGATTTTGAAGAAGTTAATCACATTTATCTTGCCGGGGAACAAGTCATCTGGAGCGAGCCCATGAAAGGCGCTGTTGGTAGATTTTCAACAAGATACATAAAGCCTCTTATAAAAGATATTAAGGTAAAGCTTCACGGACCCTTTGCTTCAGAAACGGTGCACTTGCTGGAAGAGGCTTATAGTCAGCCTACTCTGGCGCAGGCTACGCTCTACTTAGTGCATGCCCTGTTTGGCAGATCGGGTCTGGTGGTAGTGTTGCCCGATACACCGCAACTGAAAAAAAGATTCACTCCCGTTATCCAGGATGAACTGGTTCAAGGCACCTGTGGGCAGCTAGCCCGGGAAACAGGCAGGCAACTGGCACAGGCCGGCTACCCTCAGCAGGCGTATCCGAGGGATATTAACCTGTTTTATCTAACAGACGGGTTGCGGGCAAGAATTATTTATGAGCAAACATCCAACCGCTACAAAGTCGTGGGCACCGACCTGCAATTCAGCCGGGATGAAATTTTGAAACTTACAGAAGAGCACCCCGAACGATTCAGCCCGAACGTGATGCTGCGACCACTCTACCAGGTAAGCTTGTTACCTGACTTGGCTTACATAGGTGGACCGGGCGAATTGGCTTACTGGCTCCAGCTAAAAGGCATATTTGACTATTATAGAGTCAACTTCCCGATGCTGGCACTCCGCAACTCTGCTTTGATTCTGGAACAAAATATCCTAAGGAAAATGGAGCGCAACGGAATAGCATTCACCGAGCTGTTTGAAGACGAAGAAAAACTGATTCAAACGGCTCTTGCCCGCCAATCCGACAAAGCGCTGGATTTAACTTGGGAGCAGGAACAAATGGAGCGCCTCTTTGACCATATTCGGGGGCGCACAACAGAGGTGGACCCTACCCTGGCAGGTGTAGTGGAGGCTATGGCTGCCAACCTGAGAAAGGGACTGCAAACCCTGGAAAAGAAGATGATACGTGCCGAAAAGAAAAATCAAGAAACAACCGTGGCCCAAATCAAAAGTATTAAGGCACGTTTGTTTCCCAACGGGATACTGCAGGAAAGGGTTGAAAGCTTTTTGCCTTACTATGCATTGGAAGGCCATGCTTTCATCCAAACACTGACTGAAACGATGGATCCGCTTGCGAAGCAGTTTGTGGTGCTGGGTGTGGATGCATAA
- the ntrC1 gene encoding sigma-54-dependent Fis family transcriptional regulator, giving the protein MLGIYQANLKLTLILTNPMDTVFQNKIFVVEDDEIFGSIIRKALEQEGNNQVTIFRTAEEFLNNLYQNPDIITIDHTLPGKNGIEVLKGVKSYNSEIPTIYFSGSIKPETVIEAYENGVSSYIIKNENAVHKLKTCVRDLTEKINLKKEIMLLRSKISDRNKYGEIVGESKAILQVLRLIQKVEKSNVNVLITGDSGTGKELVARALHFNSPRRKNPFVAVNVSAIPEDLIESELFGHEKGAFTGAISRRIGKFEEAMGGTIFLDEIGDLDINFQTKLLRVLQENKICRLGSNKEIDLNVRVIAATNKNLQEAVKSGKFREDLFFRLQGFMIHMPPLNERGNDILILARHFLKEFCRKNGLPLKNFSKEAELRMLAYPWPGNVRELKSLVERAVLLSEEDEIKPDDLIFSYDFN; this is encoded by the coding sequence ATGCTGGGAATATATCAGGCCAATCTTAAACTAACCCTTATTCTCACGAACCCTATGGACACGGTATTTCAAAACAAGATTTTTGTCGTAGAAGACGATGAGATTTTCGGCAGCATTATCCGCAAGGCTTTGGAGCAGGAGGGCAACAATCAGGTAACGATTTTCAGGACTGCCGAAGAATTTCTTAACAACCTTTACCAAAATCCTGATATCATCACCATTGACCACACCCTTCCCGGGAAAAACGGCATTGAAGTGCTCAAGGGAGTGAAAAGCTATAATAGTGAAATACCCACCATCTATTTCTCGGGTTCCATAAAACCTGAAACGGTCATTGAAGCTTATGAAAACGGGGTGAGTAGTTATATCATCAAAAATGAAAACGCAGTGCATAAACTGAAAACCTGCGTACGTGACCTCACAGAAAAGATTAATCTTAAAAAGGAGATCATGCTGCTACGCAGCAAAATATCCGATCGCAATAAATACGGGGAAATTGTAGGAGAGAGCAAGGCCATATTGCAGGTGCTACGCCTCATTCAGAAAGTAGAAAAAAGCAATGTCAATGTGCTGATTACCGGTGACAGCGGTACGGGAAAGGAACTGGTTGCACGGGCGCTGCATTTCAATTCTCCGAGACGGAAGAATCCTTTTGTTGCGGTGAATGTATCTGCCATCCCTGAAGACCTTATTGAAAGTGAGTTGTTTGGCCACGAAAAAGGGGCTTTTACCGGTGCAATCAGTCGCAGAATAGGCAAGTTTGAAGAGGCTATGGGCGGAACCATTTTTCTGGATGAAATCGGTGACCTGGACATTAATTTCCAAACCAAGTTGCTGCGGGTATTGCAGGAAAACAAAATTTGCAGGCTGGGAAGCAACAAAGAAATTGACCTGAATGTCCGTGTGATAGCAGCCACCAATAAAAACCTGCAAGAAGCCGTGAAATCCGGTAAATTTCGGGAAGACCTCTTTTTTCGCCTGCAGGGCTTTATGATTCACATGCCTCCTCTGAACGAGCGAGGCAATGATATCCTGATTTTGGCTCGGCATTTCCTGAAAGAATTCTGTCGCAAAAACGGGTTGCCTCTGAAAAACTTCAGTAAAGAAGCCGAGTTACGCATGCTGGCTTATCCATGGCCAGGTAATGTTCGGGAACTGAAATCCCTTGTGGAGCGTGCCGTGCTTTTGAGTGAAGAAGACGAAATCAAACCCGATGATTTGATTTTTTCCTACGACTTTAATTAA
- a CDS encoding cystathionine beta-synthase, producing the protein MYYQNILEAIGKTPLVKLNRVTRGIKATVLAKVEFFNPGNSIKDRMALRMIEEAERKGLLKPGGIIVEGTSGNTGMGLAICAIVKGYRCIFTTTDKQSKEKIDVMKALGAEVIVCPTDVEPDDPRSYYSTARRIAEQTPNAFYVNQYDNPANTLAHYETTGPEIWEQTEGKVTHLVVGCGTGGTISGAGRFLKEKNPNIKVWAIDTYGSALKKYHETGQFDPREVYSYITEGIGEDIIPKNVDFSVIDHFEKVTDKDGALMARRITREEGIFVGYSAGSAVAGLLQMKDRLKEEDVVVVVFHDHGSRYVGKLYSDEWMRDRRFLDVEMLDAESIINKKSVKQFVTIPQHKPLREAIALMREKNISQLPVTANDGGKIVGSVSEHVILNRLLHDPADASKPVAEVMAPPFPEVELHATTKEISGLINKDNSAVLVKDRQGNLHIITEYDLIQAIAG; encoded by the coding sequence ATGTATTACCAGAATATTCTTGAAGCCATAGGGAAGACTCCTTTGGTGAAGCTCAACCGTGTTACACGGGGAATAAAAGCTACTGTGCTGGCTAAGGTAGAGTTTTTCAATCCTGGCAACAGCATTAAAGACCGCATGGCGCTGCGGATGATTGAAGAAGCAGAAAGAAAAGGGCTGCTCAAACCCGGGGGTATTATTGTAGAGGGTACATCAGGTAATACGGGCATGGGATTGGCAATATGCGCTATTGTGAAAGGCTATCGCTGTATCTTCACCACAACGGATAAGCAGTCAAAGGAAAAAATTGACGTGATGAAAGCCCTGGGAGCAGAAGTCATCGTTTGTCCCACTGACGTGGAACCCGATGACCCGCGGTCTTATTACTCCACAGCCAGACGCATTGCCGAACAAACACCCAATGCCTTTTATGTAAATCAGTATGACAATCCTGCAAATACACTGGCACATTATGAAACCACCGGCCCTGAAATCTGGGAGCAGACTGAGGGAAAGGTAACCCATCTGGTGGTAGGATGCGGCACAGGCGGTACCATTTCAGGAGCAGGGCGCTTTCTCAAAGAAAAAAATCCCAACATTAAAGTCTGGGCAATTGACACCTACGGCTCGGCACTGAAAAAGTATCACGAAACGGGTCAATTTGATCCCAGGGAAGTGTATTCCTACATCACCGAAGGAATAGGGGAAGACATCATACCCAAAAACGTGGACTTTAGTGTGATTGATCACTTTGAAAAAGTGACCGACAAAGATGGTGCGCTGATGGCAAGGCGTATAACGCGGGAAGAAGGAATATTTGTCGGCTATTCGGCAGGATCAGCAGTAGCGGGCTTATTACAAATGAAAGATCGGCTTAAAGAGGAGGATGTGGTTGTGGTTGTTTTTCATGATCACGGCAGTCGTTACGTGGGTAAGCTTTACAGTGACGAATGGATGCGGGATCGCAGATTTTTGGACGTGGAAATGCTGGACGCAGAAAGCATAATCAATAAAAAATCTGTGAAACAGTTTGTTACCATCCCTCAGCATAAACCTCTGCGCGAAGCTATTGCCCTCATGCGCGAGAAGAATATCTCCCAGTTGCCGGTAACGGCCAATGATGGAGGCAAAATTGTGGGCTCGGTTTCAGAACATGTGATTCTAAACCGCCTTCTGCATGACCCTGCCGATGCTTCCAAGCCCGTGGCGGAAGTGATGGCGCCACCTTTTCCTGAGGTTGAATTGCATGCTACCACCAAAGAAATTTCCGGACTGATTAACAAAGACAACAGTGCGGTGCTGGTAAAAGACCGTCAGGGAAACCTGCATATAATAACCGAGTATGACCTCATACAGGCTATTGCTGGTTAA
- the nuoG gene encoding NADH dehydrogenase subunit G: MIKLTIDNIEVEVEPGTTILNAARKIGGKIVPPAMCYYTSLKGSGGKCRACLVKVAQSSAKDPRPMPKLVASCMTQAQDGMVVQNITSEEVLEARRGIVELLLINHPLDCPICDQAGECDLQDFAFAHGTPKTRYEEKRRTFQEVDLGPYIKLHMTRCILCYRCVQVADQLTDQRVHGVLNRTDAAEIGTYIKKAIDNDFSGNMIDVCPVGALTDRKFRFKDRVWFLNPVDAHRDCPKCCGKVVLWMHGNEVRRVTGRKDEYGEVKEFICNECRFEKLDTSHWVIEGPRKIRRNSVIAQNHYTRLVVPKALKPDDIK; encoded by the coding sequence ATGATCAAACTCACTATAGACAATATTGAAGTAGAAGTAGAGCCGGGGACAACCATTCTCAATGCGGCACGCAAAATAGGAGGTAAAATCGTTCCTCCCGCAATGTGCTATTACACAAGCCTGAAGGGGAGCGGAGGTAAATGCCGCGCCTGCCTGGTGAAAGTAGCGCAAAGCTCAGCCAAAGACCCCAGGCCCATGCCCAAGCTGGTGGCTTCCTGCATGACCCAGGCACAGGATGGCATGGTGGTGCAGAATATCACCTCCGAAGAGGTGCTTGAAGCCCGCAGAGGTATCGTGGAATTGCTGCTGATAAACCATCCGCTAGATTGCCCCATCTGCGATCAGGCCGGTGAATGTGATTTACAGGATTTTGCTTTTGCCCACGGCACCCCCAAGACGCGCTATGAGGAAAAAAGGCGCACCTTTCAGGAAGTAGATCTGGGTCCTTACATTAAGCTGCATATGACACGCTGTATCCTGTGCTATCGCTGTGTTCAAGTAGCAGACCAGCTCACTGACCAGCGCGTGCACGGTGTACTTAACCGCACCGATGCAGCCGAAATAGGCACCTATATTAAAAAAGCCATAGACAACGATTTTTCCGGTAACATGATTGATGTCTGTCCGGTAGGTGCCCTGACTGACCGCAAATTCCGTTTTAAAGATCGTGTATGGTTTCTCAATCCTGTAGATGCCCATCGAGATTGCCCAAAGTGCTGCGGCAAAGTGGTGTTATGGATGCATGGCAATGAAGTAAGACGGGTCACCGGCCGCAAGGATGAATATGGCGAGGTCAAAGAGTTCATCTGTAATGAATGCCGCTTTGAAAAGTTAGACACCTCCCACTGGGTGATTGAGGGGCCTCGCAAAATCAGACGCAATTCGGTCATTGCTCAGAACCATTACACCCGCCTGGTTGTACCCAAGGCGCTCAAACCAGACGACATCAAGTAG
- a CDS encoding taurine dioxygenase encodes MRESFFNAQHLPLVIEPEDNASADSLFSWLKHNRYQVREKLLRYGAILFRGFEINQPALFEQLALHVDSNLKNDYLGTSPRNRVEGTTYVFTASELPAHYPIMQHCEMSYLEHPPKRLFFYCDTEPDYGGETPVCDFRKVYAEMDPALRGTFEKKGVLHVRNYSGLSRKSALNLWELKRWDEIFLTTDRAEVERLCRENKMDFAWKADGGLRILHRNPAFLSHPETGEPAWFNHLQVFHVAAAALEYEKIHQRQRRLKTLLWSIFLKLAVPLKKATTAPADQSMHVLFGDGTEIPDHYVQHIEEIIWKNLVIFSWKKNDVLAIDNFSTAHGRLPYEGKRRILVCWSA; translated from the coding sequence ATGCGTGAAAGCTTCTTCAATGCGCAGCACCTCCCCCTGGTCATTGAGCCGGAAGACAATGCTTCGGCTGATAGTCTTTTCAGCTGGTTAAAACACAATCGTTATCAGGTACGGGAAAAACTTCTACGCTATGGAGCTATTCTTTTCCGCGGCTTTGAAATCAATCAGCCGGCACTGTTTGAACAACTCGCATTGCATGTAGATTCCAACCTGAAAAACGATTATCTGGGCACTTCTCCCCGCAATCGTGTGGAAGGCACTACGTATGTCTTTACAGCCAGTGAACTGCCTGCCCACTACCCCATTATGCAACACTGCGAAATGAGCTATCTGGAGCATCCCCCCAAGAGATTATTTTTCTATTGCGACACCGAGCCCGACTATGGAGGGGAAACTCCAGTATGTGACTTCCGCAAGGTATATGCGGAAATGGATCCAGCCCTCCGTGGTACATTTGAAAAAAAGGGAGTGTTGCATGTGCGCAATTACTCCGGGCTAAGCCGCAAAAGCGCATTAAACCTCTGGGAGTTAAAGCGCTGGGATGAAATCTTTCTTACCACTGACCGTGCCGAAGTAGAACGTCTGTGCCGGGAAAACAAGATGGACTTTGCATGGAAAGCCGATGGTGGCTTGAGAATACTGCACCGCAACCCAGCTTTTCTGAGCCATCCCGAAACCGGTGAACCGGCCTGGTTTAATCATTTGCAGGTTTTTCATGTGGCAGCCGCAGCCCTGGAATATGAAAAAATACATCAGCGGCAAAGACGCCTCAAAACCTTGCTGTGGAGCATCTTTCTCAAACTGGCTGTACCCCTCAAAAAAGCAACCACCGCTCCGGCAGATCAAAGTATGCATGTCCTCTTCGGTGACGGCACAGAAATTCCTGACCACTACGTGCAGCATATTGAAGAAATCATCTGGAAAAACCTCGTCATTTTTTCCTGGAAAAAGAATGATGTGCTGGCTATTGACAACTTCAGCACCGCACACGGGCGTCTTCCTTACGAAGGTAAAAGGCGGATTCTGGTTTGCTGGAGCGCCTGA